GGCCACGATCAGGTCGAGGTGCCGGTGGGCGCTCGCCGGGGCGGACCAGGCGACGGCGGCACCGGCGCCGAGGGTGGCGGAGAGTTCGAGGAAGTGTCGTCGGCGCATCGTGGCCTCCCGGCCCTAGCTGGGGGAAAGGGCTTTCCTCACGGCACCGTAGGCGATCCGATCCAGCCTCGTCAATGACCCGATCCCGCGATCGAGACGGGCGACGGCCCGGGCAGGGGGCGGAGGCGGGCGCGGGGCGGGCCGGCGAGTCCGCCCCGCTTCGCCGGTGGGTCAGCAGTATTCGCGGAAGCCCGCGCGGAAACCTCGCGCGAATCCGTGGTCGTACCCCTTCTCGTAATCGCCGTTCCGGGCACGCAGGCCCATGCTGCCTTTCATCGGCTCCTGGCAGTCCCGTTTGGCCTGCCGCCAGCCGTCGCCGTAACCATCCCGGTAGCCCTGCCGGTAATCCCGGTCGCCGGTGCCGACACCGGTCGTCCCGCCGCCGGCGAGAACCACGGACGGCACGGGTGCGGCCGCGGCGGGCGACACGGCAAGGCCCTGCACCATCCCGATCCCGCCGAGAAAAAGCAGGGTGCCGGTCACGGCGCCCATTGTGCGGATGCTCATCGTCACGTCTCCCCCCGAAGTGTTCGCCCGGGCCGTCGGGCCCGGCACCTGAGAACTTACGCCGCTGTTTCCGGGGCGCTGGGAAATGACAAATTCCGAGCCGTTCCGCGGAGACGGAAAGCGCAATTCAGGACACCGATCCCAGCCCGGCCGAATTCCGGTTCCGCCATTCGTACGGAGCGAATGGCCGATCATCGGATCGGGGGTAGGTTGACGGTATGACCGCCGAACGGGTGCGCGTGCGCGGGGACCTCTACCACGGCGAGGTGCCGGACGGGGCGATCTATGTCGGGCGTGCGGCGCCGGGGCTGAAGGCGAGTCCGTTCCACAACGGGCACAAGGTCGGCGGGACCTGCCGGATCTGTGGCCGGACGCATGATCGGGCGGACTCGGTGACCACCTACAGCCGTGAGCTGGCGGCCGACCCGGAGCGGATCGAGCGGGTGCGCGCGGAGCTGGCCGGGGCGGATCTGGCCTGCTGGTGCTCGCTGGACGGGCCGTGTCACGGGGACGTGCTGATCCGGGTCGCGGCGGGCGCCGATCCGATCGACGCGGCCGCCGCGGTGCTCCGGGAGAGTTCCTAGGGCGCCGGGTTGCCGCGGGGCGCTGCCGACCGCTGATCAGAACCGGGCAACGGCGGGGAAGGCTGCTGGGGGTCAGCCTGCTGCTCGGCATGCGGCCACCCCGGCGCGGGCGGCACCGGCTGCTCGGCACCAGCCTGCGGCTCGGCACGCGGCCACCCCGGCGCGGGCGACGAGCCGGGCGGCGCCGGGAAGGGCTGCTGGGGGTCAACTTGCTGCTCGGCGTGCGGCCACCGAGGCGCGGGTGGCGACCCGGGCGACACGGCTGACGAGCCCGGCGGCGCGGAGGGGTAACCGGGCGGGCCAGGCGACCAACCCGGCGGCACGGGCGACGGGCCGCTCCCCGCGACGGCCCGCGGGGCACTCCCGGCGCCGGGCGGTATGTCCGCCGGAGCCGCACCCTGCGGAACGGCGGGAGCCGCGCCGATGGGCGCCCAGGCGAAGGCCAGCGCACCACCCACCAGCGTCAACAGCAGGCCGATGAGGAATCCGCCCATGTTCGAGGTGAGGAACGAGGCGAGCGCGCACACTATCGCGATCAGCGAGTAGAACAGGCGCTGCGCCGGATTGAAGATGAGCAGCACGCCGAGCAGGATGATCACCAGCGGCAACAGGTAGCCGATGAAGTTCTGCATGCCGACGTGCAACACCACGCCCAGCGGCGCCCAGACCGTCAT
This window of the Actinoplanes oblitus genome carries:
- a CDS encoding DUF4326 domain-containing protein — its product is MTAERVRVRGDLYHGEVPDGAIYVGRAAPGLKASPFHNGHKVGGTCRICGRTHDRADSVTTYSRELAADPERIERVRAELAGADLACWCSLDGPCHGDVLIRVAAGADPIDAAAAVLRESS
- a CDS encoding DUF6114 domain-containing protein — its product is MSTAGAQQASPGVRAWRGFRTWRRSRPFWGGLLVLLGGVEILMTVWAPLGVVLHVGMQNFIGYLLPLVIILLGVLLIFNPAQRLFYSLIAIVCALASFLTSNMGGFLIGLLLTLVGGALAFAWAPIGAAPAVPQGAAPADIPPGAGSAPRAVAGSGPSPVPPGWSPGPPGYPSAPPGSSAVSPGSPPAPRWPHAEQQVDPQQPFPAPPGSSPAPGWPRAEPQAGAEQPVPPAPGWPHAEQQADPQQPSPPLPGSDQRSAAPRGNPAP